GTCATATTCTCCTTGTTATCCTCTACATTCTCGTTATCGAGATAGAGTCCGTAATGCTCGCCGGCATCCCTCCTGCATACGGCCGCAGAGCCTTCAGGAAGCTCACCTTTGGAAAGCATCTCGGCCGCATATGCGGTGTCCTCGCACTCGATCATCTCTGCACCGGGGTAGAGCCTCTTCAGATTGTTCTGGGACTGAAGAAGGGCTTGGATGTGTGAGACCAGCGCAGTCACTTTGTCATCCTTGTTCCTCTTGAAGACACAATGGTGTATGGGGGACCACATCAGGTCCAGTTCCTTCAAGTTACGGACTCCGAGCTTGGCGACACGGGATTCTTCGACGATGCCCGCGAACTTGTTCTCCACCGCGAGTACACCGTATTCGATCCTGCGGGCCACCAATTCATCCATGACCCTCTGAGCAGACATCAGGGGAACGAGCTCCACATCATGGAGGTCGAACTTTTTGGAGAATATCATGGCCATCTCCTCACTGTTGGAGAATGGGATTCCCATATAACCGACCCTGATGACCTTGGACATGTCTACCGGGATTCACATCCCCGATTCATACTTTAAAGGATTGCTTCCAACAATTTTGTTGTAGGTCCTTACGATTAGCACAGGTCCATCTTCTCCAACATCCATCTGAAAGATCTGATCTTCCTAGCAGACACGTCCTGGAAATGGCCGCCCTTATTCCATTCCAGCACTGTATTGCCGGGACCTATCTGTCTGGAGAGTAGTCCTTCCTGTTCCGCGATACGGTCAGCCACCTTGGACATCCTTTGATTCCTGGTCATGGACTCCTTCTCTCCCATGCTCAGGTATGCCTTGGAAGCCTTGAAGGAATTCCCTTCGATGAAATCATCCCATCCGTCAAACCATACTGACGGAGATGCCGCGCAGCATCCTTCGAATCTGTCTGACTGATAGCAGGCCCAGAGGGAGAACAGTCCTGCCAGGGAGTACCCGCCTATCACATACCTGCTGCACCCTATCGCAGGCATCATACTGCCGACGATATAGGACAGCGTATCCTCGGCCCCGTCGCCGAATCCCTCGTCCCCGAACGCGGGAGCTGCCTCCCATGGGGACAGCTCCTGATTCCAATCGCCTACCTTCAGAGCTGCGACCTTCGCCTCAGGGATGGATTGCATCAATTCATTCAGGGAACCTTCATCGAAATCTGCGAAGAATGTGATCACACAGATATCGCTGGCACTATCAGTCATACGCACCTCGCGGCCATCGATCTCCCTGGTGATGATATCCATGTTACTCACGGACAGGAACGCCGACTTAATATGAATACTACCCGACAGATTTATGATATGGACTCTTTACATGGCTTGACAAGACACATGTCCAAAGCAGTAGAGAACGAGTTCAAATTCACCACAGACCGCATATCCGACAAACGGGCGATAATGGATAGTCTCGAGTCTTTCCTGGAGGG
This portion of the Thermoplasmata archaeon genome encodes:
- a CDS encoding chorismate mutase, giving the protein MSKVIRVGYMGIPFSNSEEMAMIFSKKFDLHDVELVPLMSAQRVMDELVARRIEYGVLAVENKFAGIVEESRVAKLGVRNLKELDLMWSPIHHCVFKRNKDDKVTALVSHIQALLQSQNNLKRLYPGAEMIECEDTAYAAEMLSKGELPEGSAAVCRRDAGEHYGLYLDNENVEDNKENMTRFSLVRLE
- a CDS encoding esterase — translated: MDIITREIDGREVRMTDSASDICVITFFADFDEGSLNELMQSIPEAKVAALKVGDWNQELSPWEAAPAFGDEGFGDGAEDTLSYIVGSMMPAIGCSRYVIGGYSLAGLFSLWACYQSDRFEGCCAASPSVWFDGWDDFIEGNSFKASKAYLSMGEKESMTRNQRMSKVADRIAEQEGLLSRQIGPGNTVLEWNKGGHFQDVSARKIRSFRWMLEKMDLC